CCAGATATGGCCACACATCAAATCTTGATATCCATTTCTTAAGTATCCCGTTTTCATTTCTGAAGGGAACTCGTAAAATGTAAGTATGTTGTGTTCCACTAATTCTCTCAAGCCGTTGATTGCATGATGTTCCTTTTGCATCTGGTATCAGCCGAGTAACCTAAAACAAATAAGTAAATAATTAAATGAGCCTTGCTAGGGTCTGATACCCCATAAAAAGTAATATCTCGAACAAATCGTGGCCATTGATTTTTGAAAATTATGAACCAAAATAACTAAGAGACCACAAAAGCAAATACCAATAAAATAAAAACAAATCCCCTAATTTTAGGTGGACGGCATCCCATCTCACTGGAAACCTAGGCCAGTTTGTGCACGCGCTTCCATGCATGTGACCAGAAAAGAACATCGTCTGTGCAACTACTCTGCTTGTTAGCTGGTGTTTGGTTCCCTAGACTGAAGTTTAGTTGATGTCATATCAAATGTTTGAATATTAATTTTATATATTAAATATATGTTTAATAAATATGTCTTCTATTTTAGTCTTCATCTGTGTAATTAGATTTATAATCAGACTGGAGTTTAGTTCGTGTCATATCAAATTACCGACACTTAGGTTTAGATATATGCTATTTCAAGATATAAATTGAAAATACCAATAAATTGAAAATTGTTAATAGCGGTTAACCAGGGTGTTTCGGATTCGCAGTACCATGTGATGTACACATCAAAATAGATAAAGGTAACCCCACAATTAAACTTACCATGCAATCGCTCGAATAGTGATCCATTTGAAACATACTCGAAGACCATCATCCAGATGAAGGGTTTTCATCTTCACAATAACCCACAAGGTTCATAAGATTTTTATGGTTTACACTCGATAAGGCTTCAACCTAGAAAGCAAGGCATAACCATCCTGAAAACTCAATATCTTACAGACTGGAAATAGAATGAAATAGAATGATCAATTTTATACCTTATTCATGAAATGTGCTTCAGCTATAACGAACCACAATGCACAGCTCATCTAGCAGTTCAGGAGCTGGTTTGATTTGTGCCCAAAAGAAGTACGTACATGAAAATCTAAGAAAAATAAACATTATATAGACTGGAACACATACTTTTAGTTCTTCAAAGTCCCTATTTGCTTCCATCAAGCCCTCTAAGGCTTTGATTGCTTTTGTAAGCTCCTACCACCAGTCTCCTCTTGCAATTTGTCCAAGTTAGTTACATATTTCAGGTCTTCTGACTTACCATTTGCTTCTCGTGATATGTAAACCATGGCCCTTTCCATTACCTCATTAAATATCCACTAACTGACTTCCTTTAACAGATGAAGATATTTGGAGATCAACCGAACAATATCCTCCATGTGTGCTACATTATACTAAAATAATTGTAGCATAAAAGGCGTAAGTAATATCAAAGTGTCTCCAATGAAAATGGTTATGCTAGCTCAACTAAGATAATATGGATCAAACCTGACCATCACCAGCATCAGTGAGCCTCATGCTTGCTGAGAAAAAAAATACTCATTATTGCCATTGCTCTCTCTAGCATTAAGTTAACGACCCATCCTATAGTAGTTAGATTAGATATGTTACAGGTTGGCGAGTAAAGGATGACATGACTATACTCGAGTAGATAAGGTTAGCAAAATCATAAGTACAACAACCATTTGTGGAAGTAAACTTACCTAGTTCCTTTATAATATGGAAGATGGACCCCTCGCCTTCATGTCCAATTAGGTGACTTAGATAATGTCAAGGACCAATTGTGTAAAACTGGATGCTAGGTGTAATTGACCATATAATTCTTAGATAGCCCCCTTCTTTTTTTGACATAAGATGGTCCCCTTCTTCTATTAGCAGTGCTTTGACAAGATGTATAGCAAGTAGATATGAGAAATCACCCACATTTGCCTCTGACAAATAGAACTGCCAAATGCGCTGGTAAATAGAACCATTAAGCAGTCCATCCTCTACCTGCAAATGTTCCCCTGAAAGAGGATGACTTGGACATTTGAAGCTTCTCTGATCAATGCTTTTTTGTCACTAAACATACGCTCAACCAAGCCCTGAATGTAAAGAACAACAATATTTCCAAACAATCAAATATAACCAAAATAATTAATATTCCATAATGCCCCTATATTGATTATACCCAATGTAAAGAATTGCTTAGCATATTGAGCCATCAGTTGTTTATGTATAGCTTGGGTTTGACAGTGCAGAATTCAGGAACCAAAAACTGCAAAGGAGAGAAAACGGGGAAGGACCTGAGAGGACCTGCAGACGGGGCAGGACGCGCTCCGGCTCAGCCAGGCGTCGAGGCACGCGACGTGGAAGCCGTGCCTGCACTCGGGCATCACGCGCAGCGTCTCGCCGTCCCTGTACTCGCTGAGGCAGATGGAGCACATGGCGTCAGCCTCGGCGGCCTTGCTGGAGAAGGCGACCTTGGGGTAGGAAGCgatggcggccgcgtcgagcccgaCGGGGGAGCAGGCcgcggcggcggaggaggaggggtAAGCGTCGTCTTCGGGGGACTCGGACCCCTCCGCGACGAAGAGCACGCGCGGGACGGTGATGGAGAGGTGGCCAGAGCTGGACGCCGTGGTGACTGCTTCCCCGGCCCAGTAGTCCCCGCCGCGGCCGAAGCAGAAGTAGAAAGCCAGCAGGAAGGAGGCAAACAGGATGAGGAAGCCGAGCGCGATGGCGATGGAGTAGCCGAGGCCCAGGTTGGAGAGCTGAGGTCGTGCCGTCGTGGAGCTGACCGAGGGGCGGCCGGAACGGACGGTTGAGCGCTCCATCGTGCGGACGGAGGAAGAAACGACTGCTGTGCGCGCGACCATGGGCCGCCCAAACCTAATTGGAGTATGGGCCGCACCAAAAAAGCAGCCCAAAACGCCTGCACTGCTGTATTGTTGTATTGTCTTGCAAAACTTTAGTACCATATTGGCTAGTAAAGGAGACATGGAGCGGCTTATAAGCTTTGGCGCGGTGGCTGAACTGATTAGTTTCAAATGGTGGCTGAACTGGTGGTCAGTTTCAACTCGCGCATGCATAAGAATTTTTGCTGGACACCTGCGTGTACGACCTGTGGGGGCAGAACCAGAGCCATGGCAGAACAGGTCAAAGGCAGAACAAGTCAatggcagactactattgcttacttaataagtagtagagattattgAACTTTTTCAATCGTTGGAAATTTCACCAACCAGAGCTTATATCAACCGAAATGATATTGGTCCTTTGTTTCAAGGAAAAAGTTCAAtgatgatatatttttctaggtTTACGTGCATATAAGTATATTTAAACAATTTGTGCTTGTCAAATCCACACCAATGTTAAAGGCGGGGTACATGAACTGTAGTCATAGTGAAATAGCCAAACTGGTATTTATGAACTTTTATTATCGAAAGGTTCAGTTTTGCCCTCCATCTTTTAAACTGCAATTTAAGACATCAGCTTTAGTTCAGGGCCCCTTAATGCAGAAATTTCACAAGAACTCTACAGGTACCAAGGTTCCACGTAGGCTTGGACTCTAGGCAAATCATGTCCCTCAACGTGAATTTTGTGATGAGGGGTTACAAAAAAAATGATGAACCCCAATAAGGATTCAATAGATCAATAAGAAAAATGAACCAAATTCAACAACAATAGGTTTCGTGTATCCTcaaatttaatacaaaataaTCAAAAGTTGAAAACCCAAAAATTGAGCTTGCAAAAAATGTCTCTATATATATTCTCCTCCATGACATCGGGTCCCTACTTGTCACACTTATGCGGAAATCACGTTGGATTAAGGATAAAATTGGCGTAGGAATAAAGCAAAAGTTGACACACTTCGACCCTATTTAGGTCTCATGGTGTAACATTTAGTACCTAAACTTTAGTTCTTGGGATCCAAAATATAGGATCTTAGGACCTTTTTAATCTTATGCTCTAAAGTTTAACCACTAAACTTTAGACAACTTTATCTCATAAGGTTTCAAATGGGTGGTCTAAAATATTATCTAAATTTTAGCCAACCTCATAAAAAGTCCATTAGTTCATTAGTGAGCTAAAGTTTAGTTTTTAACTTTAGCCCATATGACCTAAACAGAGACTTAATTGATTCAGCGGATCGAAAGATGAGGGATGAAATTGCGCCACAGAAGACCGAAAATAGCCACAGAAAGTTTGCAATTTTGTACCCTAGGGCATGTGTGCAGGAAACTTTAAAAATTTAAGATGTGATGGATGGAGAGAGAAAGAAGAATTTATACCCTAGCTATAACTCCCATTACACATGAAAGCTACGTGAATATAAATATACGTGGTTGGCTTTATTTTCCTTTAAAGCTATATTAATACTATCATACATTCGCACTACAAAACCATGTATATATACCACATAATTAAGGTGACATAATTATAGGTCATGTTTGGTTATTCCTATACCACATAGATTGAGgctttgttcggttattcccattaTACGTGGATTGAATGGGATTCGAAAAAATTTAGAAGAACTTTGACTTGCTTGTGATTTAAACCCActcaatctcactcaatccatatggattgagagctaaccgaacaagccttgAATGGGATTAGAAAAAATTAGTAGAGATTTTGACTTGTTATAGATTTAAACTCACTCAATCCCCTCTGGTCCCATATAGATTGAGATAAAAACGAACAGGCCCTAAATTAATAAGAAATCGAAACATTTGGCTGCTACCAGTTTATTTCGAGCTAAGAGATACCTTTGGTTTGCATATATACCACGCAGGCTGCTGGGGTTTCTTCATTTGATGTGAAATTGGAACCTGATCGATTTCTATCAAAACTGGCATGCATGACGGAAATACTAGCCGTTTTCAGTAACACATTAGCCATTAGCATCATCAGCGCATTAATATTAAGCGATCCCATCTTgcagctagcagattattaatgtgttATTATGTTGTGTGTATCAACAACGAACGTACTACTACGACATCTCATGGGCCGTACATCTATCAAAACTTTTGCCAACAACGatgtaatgtgttgtgtctatcaACGTACAGGCACATATCATAAGGAAATATATAGGAGGGAAGTTGGACAAAAACAaaagtgaaaaagaaaaagaacagAAGATGCTAAACACAAGGGAGAAAAAGCTCAGTCCCCCCTGTTGATATCAGTCCTGCTGAATGCACACGATGTTAACGATGGCCGTTACCGAGAACCGCCGGTGACGCACCGTTGTTAGTTGTCATCTGTCCCCGACGACCATGCATGGCATGGCCCAATCACGCGGGCCCCACCCCCACACAGGCGGACGACGACAGGCAGGCTGGGGCTGCAGCGACCACCCCACAGTAGATTCCCCTCTCGGCACGGCAGAGCTGCACTGCGATGACGCGACGCTCGGGCCCGTACGCCAAACTGTTAAGCTTACGAGATGGCAGTCCGGCCGGCCGGCGGGGCCCCGTATGGCATTGCCATCCCGCCCGCGGCCGGGCTCGCACAagtcgcaggccggggcgggcgtaCCTTCCGGCATGTCTGCATCGCTGCATGTGGCGCAAACTGAAACCCCCACCCCAAATACTACTACAGTCTACAGATGATATATATAGCCCTCCAATAATCTTACCATGGCATGGGTATTTCtgctctgttaaaaattaaaaaaaaaacatAGGGCCTGCGTTCAATCGGGCGCCGTCGTAGGGCCCTTCTGATAATGGATGAAGTTTTCCGCTAATTCGATCGAATACGCAATGGATGGACGTCTACCTAGCAGGCAGCAGGACTGGAGCCATGCGTTGTCTGACTCAGCGCGCAGCACATACACCTGACTGAGTTGACATGCTGATGGATCGAGATGCATGGCGCTACAAAATACAAATCAAGCGAGAATTAATATATTGAACAGTACTATTATATTCTAGCTAGCTAGTCCACCCTAGCTAGCCCCAGTTAGCTAGAGTCTGCAAGACTTCTAATTAGTTTCTGCATCGACAAGATGGCAGCAGGTATCTATCTATCTGAAGGAGAATTGAAGAGACAAGTAGTGGCCTGATGAGAAGAAAACACCGAAGAGATATATATGGACAACCGGGCCGGGAGAACAGCGCGACGTACGTGCAGCGATGCAGACAGACAAAACCTCGCCGGGGACTTGTCTCCGGCGTTTTCTTTCCATGTTTTCTCACTTCCTGTTGCCGGACACGCATTACTAGTTGCGCGCAGCCGTGTAGGATCGACTGCTTGATTAATTAACTCAGTTGCGGTGGTACGACTTAAAGACATCGCTAGCTAGCTACCTAGCTAGTTTCAGCCTGCGATGTCAGGGATGACAGCACAGCACAGGTACGCGTACTGTACACTATTAAGAGCAGATTAAACGAAACTTGCATTGCGATGGAAAATATAATGCTAGACATGTATATGTGTACTGTACCGTGCCATCATCTACTACAGCGCGCATTGGCTGCTTGCATTGCATGTGGCCCTGAGCTCCTTCAATTTCTCTCTCTTTTACCTTCTCTCGCGCTTCTTTGAGCTACTACACACATCGTCTGTTAAATTAATTACTCCCAGTCATGCCCCCATTAATTATGTTCAGCAGCTTCCTAGTTATATTTAAGAATTATCACGCTTCCTATTTACTATATTAATTTAAGAATTCTCATGCACTATATTTTTCGGTTTCCTGAAAATGATGGATACTTCTTCTTTTTTACATCCATCGCCGACGAGATTAGCGACAGAGGTTGGCTTCTTCCCTGGGAGGGGTTTCCTCCGGCGCGCGGCCGAGCTTATAGGGGAAGGACCAAGCATGGGAGGTAGATATTTCGGTAGCGCGGCCGATGGCCGGACGGCCTGCTGATCAGCCggccggcgaggtacggagggtAGGCTAGCTGCCAGTGCCACTAGCTAGGGCGGAGGGAATTTTGACTGCGGGGCCGAACAGAAATGGCTCATGCAAATTCAGATTGCCGCGGGAAAGTGTGGAACCGACAACAAGATTGCTGCATGCAGGAGATCGACAGAGGGTGGCGGGCCGGGTGAGGCGGAGCTACAGGGGCATTGGGCGGTGGCAGCGACCATGAGGGAATACATGTAGGACTCCATGCACACATTTAGGATACCTAATAAAACGATCCCAATTACGTTAGCGTGAGATGGAAGACATCGTCTTTAATTTCGCATATATATATTAGAGGAAGCCAATTATATAATGGAGCAAAGCAAGAGGATATACATGTATAAGAGTCGACACTGAAACACACATAATCACGTGCGTGAGCCATACCTGCACTGTACAGCGAGGAAACGAGAGGGAGTGGGGTGATATGGACAAGACAGGTCCATGACATGCAAATATATCATATCTTCCAATAACAAGGCCGCCTTGCGGTTGCAGCAacaccaccgcaccacgcatgcaTGATGCCGTCGCCTATACTCGCGCTCCTGTGTGCGACGAAAGAGAGGGCGTAGAGGAGGGTTCACGGGAGGTTCCAAGGCGCGCACCCCAAATCATGCCTCTGCCTCGACCCCACCCCACGCACGCCCCGTGGAGAGATTCCCACGACGTACATGGCTTCGTGCCCCCATGGCAAAGAGCACTACTAGCCAGCCAGTGGTCTCAAAGCACTCGTGGCCGGGACTATGATGATGAGATGGACGCACAGTCAGTGGCAAGTTACACCGGTCGTGCGTGTGTGCCGCCGATATGTGTACATTGGTCCAAAAAAACAGGCATGTGGTGCATGCCATCGTATGCATCGCTTACATGGACCGCGACAGTCACATGTGACCCGTATGTGA
This portion of the Zea mays cultivar B73 chromosome 2, Zm-B73-REFERENCE-NAM-5.0, whole genome shotgun sequence genome encodes:
- the LOC103648451 gene encoding RING-H2 finger protein ATL67, with the protein product MHARVETDHQFSHHLKLISSATAPKLISRSMSPLLANMVLKFCKTIQQYSSAGVLGCFFGAAHTPIRFGRPMVARTAVVSSSVRTMERSTVRSGRPSVSSTTARPQLSNLGLGYSIAIALGFLILFASFLLAFYFCFGRGGDYWAGEAVTTASSSGHLSITVPRVLFVAEGSESPEDDAYPSSSAAAACSPVGLDAAAIASYPKVAFSSKAAEADAMCSICLSEYRDGETLRVMPECRHGFHVACLDAWLSRSASCPVCRSSQVLPRFLSFAVFGS